The following coding sequences lie in one Spea bombifrons isolate aSpeBom1 chromosome 5, aSpeBom1.2.pri, whole genome shotgun sequence genomic window:
- the LOC128496899 gene encoding serpin B6-like — MDICTANNQFAADVLRAVGNEIVADNVVLSSLSILTAIAMVHLGARENTAAQIEEVLHFSDFGNVHPKCKDLLNELNQNGRDYTLISMSKLFGEKTYQFLPSYLEATNVSYGAALEEVDFSNDPEGSRQHINEWVKRETKGKIEELLPKSSVTSNTALVVANTLYFLANWTKQFNERHTYKTPFKLVSNEEVMVDMMLIRNTFNMLYASNPGMSVIELPYGPSQDLSMIILLPDNNTALQQLDQQISYENLAKWTSRAQMKSRNVAVHLPRFRIEKEFSLRNIMSSLGMPDAFNPTLANFSGMTDHDNLYVSNIYHKTFLEVNEKGTEAASAAAPVMAMRSLFSDEFKANRPFHFLIKHNKTNCMLLYGKLYKP; from the exons ATGGACATATGTACAGCCAACAATCAATTTGCTGCCGATGTTTTAAGAGCAGTTGGCAATGAAATAGTTGCAGATAATGTAGTTTTGTCATCGCTAAGCATCTTAACAGCCATAGCAATGGTACACCTTGGAGCACGAGAGAACACTGCTGCACAAATAGAAGAG GTACTTCATTTTTCTGATTTTGGAAATGTTCACCCTAAGTGCAAAGATCTTCTGAATGAGCTGAATCAGAATGGCCGTGACTACACATTGATCAGTATGAGCAAGTTATTTGGAGAAAAGACATACCAATTTCTCCCA TCTTATTTGGAGGCCACTAACGTTTCCTATGGTGCGGCCTTAGAAGAAGTTGATTTTTCTAATGACCCTGAAGGTTCCCGGCAGCACATTAATGAATGGGTTAAGCGCGAGACCAAAG GAAAAATCGAGGAATTGTTGCCAAAGAGTTCAGTGACATCGAATACAGCATTGGTAGTTGCCAATACCTTATACTTTTTAGCAAACTGGACCAAACAATTTAATGAGCGACACACCTATAAGACTCCCTTCAAGTTGGTATCG AATGAAGAGGTGATGGTAGACATGATGCTTATTAGGAATACCTTCAACATGCTGTATGCAAGTAACCCTGGAATGTCTGTCATCGAACTTCCTTATGGGCCTTCCCAAGACCTGAGTATGATTATTCTACTTCCTGATAACAACACCGCGTTACAACAA CTTGATCAGCAAATATCCTATGAAAATTTAGCCAAGTGGACTAGCCGGGCACAAATGAAGTCACGTAATGTAGCTGTTCATCTACCACGATTCAGAATAGAGAAGGAATTTTCACTCCGGAACATTATGTCATCCTTGGGAATGCCTGATGCATTCAATCCAACTCTCGCAAATTTCTCGGGAATGACAGATCATGATAACTTATATGtttcaaatatatatcacaAGACATTCCTCGAGGTGAATGAAAAGGGGACTGAAGCAGCCAGCGCCGCAGCACCTGTCATGGCTATGCGCAGTTTGTTTAGTGATGAGTTTAAAGCAAACCGTCCCTTCCACTTTCTCATAAAGCACAACAAGACAAATTGCATGTTGCTGTATGGTAAATTATACAAACCATAA